The Akkermansia sp. N21116 genome includes a region encoding these proteins:
- a CDS encoding ParB/Srx family N-terminal domain-containing protein yields MEQGKNDAVSRAVAAGVPVFCRFDEIRATADLVENPDNPNMHPDHQVERLAIIIKGAGWRAPITVSDLSGMIVKGHGRLKAARLAGLAEVPIEIQHYDTKEQEHADLIADNRIAELADLDENALRMLLEDMGDDEALGLTGFSQGEIDDLLNAPPPEVPDDLDLDRDEAGSTSQNFVKFGTVKIILSEDEARRFRAFYDRYLDKNGNTFGIFTELLTKGDKRYAG; encoded by the coding sequence ATGGAACAGGGTAAGAACGATGCTGTATCAAGGGCGGTTGCGGCGGGGGTGCCGGTTTTCTGCCGTTTTGACGAAATCAGGGCGACGGCCGATCTGGTGGAGAATCCGGACAATCCGAATATGCACCCGGATCATCAGGTGGAGCGGCTGGCCATCATTATCAAAGGGGCCGGGTGGCGGGCGCCGATCACGGTGTCCGATCTGTCTGGTATGATTGTGAAGGGGCATGGGAGGTTGAAGGCGGCCCGGCTGGCCGGGCTGGCCGAGGTGCCGATTGAAATCCAGCACTATGATACGAAGGAGCAGGAACACGCTGATTTAATCGCGGACAACCGGATTGCCGAATTGGCCGATCTGGACGAGAACGCGCTGCGGATGCTTCTTGAAGATATGGGGGACGACGAGGCGCTGGGGCTGACGGGGTTTTCCCAGGGGGAGATTGACGATCTGCTGAATGCCCCGCCTCCGGAGGTGCCGGACGATCTTGATCTTGACCGTGACGAGGCGGGTTCCACGTCTCAGAATTTCGTGAAGTTCGGGACGGTGAAGATTATTTTGAGCGAGGATGAAGCGCGGAGGTTCCGGGCTTTTTATGATCGTTATCTCGACAAGAACGGGAATACGTTCGGGATTTTCACGGAGCTTTTGACGAAGGGGGACAAGAGGTATGCAGGTTGA
- a CDS encoding PD-(D/E)XK nuclease family protein, translating into MDSGEVSSQMPLGMEVGLSITMPDLPVPVYGVIELVQHDLTAKVYKSAAARPDAGHAAFNHELQLVTYQMMIEEAMGNTPPSLDLIYLVNTKTPQVIRVPANEQRKQRVAELYRISYEGITIKRFHLQSGMQCTWCQYRTECVR; encoded by the coding sequence ATGGATTCCGGCGAGGTTTCTTCACAAATGCCCCTGGGAATGGAAGTCGGTTTATCGATCACCATGCCCGACCTACCCGTTCCTGTGTATGGTGTCATCGAGCTCGTCCAGCACGACCTGACGGCAAAGGTCTACAAATCTGCTGCCGCTAGGCCGGATGCCGGGCATGCTGCCTTCAATCACGAACTCCAGCTGGTCACTTACCAGATGATGATCGAAGAAGCCATGGGGAATACTCCTCCGTCACTGGATCTGATCTACCTGGTCAATACGAAGACTCCACAGGTGATCCGTGTACCAGCCAACGAACAGCGCAAGCAGCGCGTCGCCGAGCTGTACAGGATCTCCTACGAAGGCATCACCATCAAGCGTTTTCATCTACAATCCGGGATGCAATGCACTTGGTGTCAGTACAGGACGGAATGCGTTAGGTGA
- a CDS encoding aromatic aminobenezylarsenical efflux permease ArsG family transporter gives MDWPLLSLLPIGVAAAVSPCPLATNIAAVGFISRGTGSRHQSAMASLLYTLGRVSAYVLIGWLVSRGLSSAPMLSFWMQEELPMYLGPVMMMAGVVILGFIPFFSLGKKPGEATAQSLMTKGGVWGAFALGFLFALVLCPPSAALFFGTAVPLSIQAGSAGPLLGISLFGIGTALPVVVFALLLTYSAEKAAATVRHLPEIQQIMKLVTGWFFLLLGGYWLFSRILLV, from the coding sequence ATGGACTGGCCTCTTTTATCTCTATTGCCTATAGGCGTGGCGGCAGCCGTTTCTCCTTGTCCCTTGGCAACGAATATTGCCGCTGTGGGATTTATTTCCCGTGGTACAGGTTCCCGTCATCAATCAGCTATGGCTTCGCTTCTCTATACTCTGGGCCGCGTGAGTGCTTATGTGCTGATCGGGTGGCTGGTAAGCCGGGGCTTGTCATCAGCCCCCATGTTATCATTCTGGATGCAAGAAGAGCTGCCTATGTACCTAGGCCCAGTGATGATGATGGCAGGGGTGGTCATTTTGGGGTTCATTCCGTTCTTTTCCCTAGGGAAAAAACCGGGAGAGGCAACGGCGCAAAGTCTGATGACCAAAGGAGGTGTCTGGGGAGCGTTTGCGTTAGGTTTTCTGTTCGCCCTGGTTCTTTGCCCTCCTTCGGCGGCACTGTTTTTCGGAACGGCCGTCCCCTTGTCCATACAGGCCGGGAGTGCTGGTCCCTTGTTGGGCATTTCCCTGTTCGGTATAGGAACGGCCCTGCCCGTTGTGGTATTTGCCCTACTGCTGACATACAGCGCGGAGAAAGCCGCAGCTACGGTACGCCACCTGCCTGAAATCCAGCAAATCATGAAACTCGTGACGGGGTGGTTCTTCCTGTTGCTTGGTGGATACTGGCTGTTCAGCCGGATTCTTCTCGTTTGA
- a CDS encoding metalloregulator ArsR/SmtB family transcription factor: MPDCSCTPSSLPASSVKDLIPLAGVFKALGHPVRLMIVEMLLDGERCVCELQKNSGRDMSTISSHLNVLKNNRVLSCEQRGKNVYYSLCCPCLRQVLACLKESPIFQR, from the coding sequence ATGCCTGATTGCTCCTGCACACCTTCTTCGCTCCCGGCTTCCTCCGTCAAGGATCTGATACCTCTTGCCGGTGTATTTAAAGCATTGGGGCATCCCGTGCGTTTGATGATCGTGGAGATGCTTCTGGATGGGGAACGTTGCGTCTGCGAACTGCAAAAGAATTCCGGACGCGATATGTCCACAATTTCGAGCCATTTGAATGTGTTGAAGAACAACCGTGTGCTCTCTTGTGAACAGCGAGGGAAGAATGTGTATTATTCCCTGTGTTGTCCGTGTCTTCGCCAAGTATTAGCCTGTTTGAAGGAAAGTCCCATTTTTCAGAGATAA
- a CDS encoding DUF2303 family protein has translation MEDTEELLSAVRVQEISNGQAAVVPDGYDIRNLAVLGEVPPRKAQTVAVLDIETLIDCVKREDEDACDRKSVIYVNDEKVVAVFNHYDSGSAPGWGDDTATMELHKTVEWDNWMGNSGQAMCQKEFVEFIEENFNDIKSPNPADMLTIVSKFDMHRQVVFKSAYRSSDGETKVTYDESNNTKSGEIDLPTEFTIVIPVIQGAEAFTTYAIKVRLKVRLTNEGRLFFTYTLYRPDVPERSAVKDLSERIETALPENRVIRGAIECSTHSTFAN, from the coding sequence ATGGAAGATACAGAAGAATTGCTGTCTGCCGTTCGCGTGCAGGAAATCTCTAATGGGCAAGCCGCCGTGGTACCGGATGGCTATGATATCAGGAATCTCGCCGTGTTGGGAGAGGTTCCCCCTCGGAAGGCCCAGACGGTTGCCGTGCTCGACATCGAAACGCTGATTGATTGTGTCAAACGCGAAGATGAGGATGCCTGCGACCGGAAGTCCGTCATTTATGTGAATGATGAAAAGGTTGTTGCCGTGTTCAATCACTATGATTCCGGCTCGGCGCCGGGATGGGGGGACGATACGGCGACGATGGAGCTACACAAGACGGTCGAGTGGGACAACTGGATGGGCAATAGCGGACAGGCGATGTGTCAAAAGGAGTTCGTGGAGTTTATCGAAGAGAATTTCAACGATATCAAGTCTCCCAATCCTGCGGATATGCTGACGATTGTCAGCAAGTTCGACATGCACCGCCAGGTTGTTTTCAAGTCTGCCTACCGTTCCAGCGATGGGGAAACGAAGGTGACCTACGATGAAAGCAACAACACGAAGAGCGGGGAGATTGATCTGCCGACCGAGTTCACGATTGTAATTCCGGTTATTCAGGGTGCCGAGGCGTTCACGACGTATGCGATCAAGGTGCGCCTGAAAGTACGGCTGACGAATGAAGGCCGTTTGTTCTTCACCTATACGCTGTACCGCCCTGACGTGCCTGAACGCTCCGCCGTGAAGGATCTTTCCGAGCGAATTGAAACGGCGTTGCCGGAAAACAGGGTTATCCGCGGGGCCATCGAGTGTTCGACGCACAGTACGTTTGCCAATTAG
- a CDS encoding DNA adenine methylase codes for MDTKRPRKRALARYLGGKNRIAPWIISFFPEHRIYVEPFGGSAAVLLNKQPAFLEIYNDLYDRIVNFFEVLRDTEKAERLARLIELTPYAQEAYSRSFEIAEDTVEDALRFAVNSMMSYGGGIHKPGFKRNGLLRTTPYPKAWREYPDIVRECATELRNRNIEINEIDALEIMSRYDSEDTLHYVDPPYVQETRGNRVRYTHEYSLEDHEKLLAFLKTLKGKVVLSGYNSELYVRHLSGWRKECKEACDTQGNHKTECLWMNYKPQMMLF; via the coding sequence ATGGATACTAAACGACCACGCAAACGGGCTTTAGCGCGGTATCTTGGGGGTAAGAACCGAATCGCTCCATGGATCATCAGTTTTTTTCCGGAACACAGAATCTATGTTGAGCCGTTCGGGGGATCGGCCGCCGTACTTCTCAACAAGCAACCGGCATTTTTGGAGATTTACAACGATCTCTATGATCGAATTGTGAACTTTTTCGAGGTACTTCGAGATACGGAAAAGGCAGAACGTCTGGCCCGCCTTATCGAGCTGACTCCATACGCGCAGGAAGCCTATTCACGTTCTTTTGAAATCGCAGAAGATACAGTTGAAGATGCTCTCCGCTTTGCTGTCAACTCCATGATGAGTTATGGAGGGGGGATTCACAAACCGGGTTTCAAGCGCAACGGGTTACTCCGCACAACACCCTATCCCAAAGCATGGAGGGAATATCCAGACATTGTGAGGGAATGCGCGACCGAACTCCGTAACAGGAATATCGAGATCAACGAGATCGATGCCCTGGAAATCATGTCAAGGTACGATTCAGAAGACACGTTACATTATGTCGATCCTCCCTATGTTCAGGAAACGCGAGGAAATCGCGTGAGATATACACACGAATACAGCCTTGAAGATCATGAGAAGTTGCTTGCGTTCCTGAAGACATTGAAAGGCAAAGTTGTCTTATCTGGATATAATTCGGAGTTGTACGTCCGGCACCTTTCAGGGTGGAGAAAAGAATGTAAGGAAGCATGCGATACACAGGGGAACCACAAGACGGAATGTCTCTGGATGAATTATAAACCTCAAATGATGCTTTTTTAA
- a CDS encoding MTH895/ArsE family thioredoxin-like protein, with the protein MNNIVVYGPGCAKCTALADVTKQAMQELHLDASLEKVTDAMQFAVAGVLVTPALVIDGKVLVSGRVPSRNEIKKILQEAIQVDSSRQKSCCCSGATDPALPQENGSHAKEAPCCGGSYCSSEVSKGSSGWKKAVVWVVVLLILLAIVKIINHRGTENREEPADTAVTMQSGVEAVYYEYGARCPTCIRMETWTREAVEKNFPVQLEEGKLAFHAIPADKEAVGKYELVTKSLILKDWKDGKETRWVNLNRIWDLSDKEQEFKAYVVQSVRKALDEAH; encoded by the coding sequence ATGAACAATATTGTCGTTTACGGACCGGGATGCGCCAAGTGTACTGCACTGGCGGATGTAACGAAGCAGGCCATGCAGGAACTCCATTTGGACGCTTCTCTGGAAAAAGTGACGGATGCCATGCAATTTGCCGTGGCGGGAGTACTCGTGACTCCGGCATTGGTAATAGACGGCAAGGTACTTGTTTCCGGGAGAGTTCCTTCCAGGAATGAGATCAAGAAGATTCTTCAGGAAGCTATTCAGGTTGATTCTTCCCGGCAGAAATCTTGCTGTTGTTCCGGGGCGACAGATCCTGCGTTACCTCAAGAAAATGGCTCTCATGCGAAAGAGGCACCCTGTTGCGGTGGAAGCTATTGCAGCAGTGAAGTATCCAAGGGAAGTTCCGGATGGAAAAAGGCTGTCGTCTGGGTGGTTGTTCTGCTCATCCTGCTGGCCATCGTCAAGATCATTAACCACCGGGGAACAGAAAACCGTGAGGAACCAGCCGACACGGCTGTGACGATGCAATCCGGGGTCGAGGCGGTTTATTACGAATACGGGGCGAGATGCCCGACCTGCATTCGCATGGAGACATGGACGAGGGAAGCGGTCGAAAAGAATTTTCCGGTTCAGCTTGAAGAAGGCAAGCTGGCTTTCCACGCCATTCCCGCCGACAAGGAGGCTGTCGGCAAGTATGAATTGGTAACAAAATCCTTGATTCTCAAGGATTGGAAGGACGGCAAGGAAACGCGGTGGGTGAATCTGAACCGCATCTGGGACTTGAGCGACAAGGAACAGGAATTCAAGGCATATGTGGTCCAAAGCGTTCGGAAAGCACTGGATGAAGCTCATTGA
- a CDS encoding N-6 DNA methylase codes for MPSRNDDGEWWTMLTSAGLWEGTDDLQVFCEFVDIMFQTLTAGHIEWDMRPLFADRRDEKIDCCTRAITMLGEEMERHPFCDRLGDYHQELSGPGHKAALGSFYTPESLCKMCAGITIDVDEAKAKAVRGETVTICDPACGSGRLPLAVAEMLADVRHDLRITCTDIELLACKMAYINLAMWDVPATIIHGDSLQNKEWGVWKTPTLIRIELAEDGIEKWRSLMRLFGQHGANECPEVETMPEVSSPSVQLELNF; via the coding sequence ATGCCATCTCGCAATGATGACGGGGAATGGTGGACGATGCTGACTTCTGCCGGGTTGTGGGAGGGTACCGACGATTTGCAGGTTTTCTGCGAGTTCGTTGACATCATGTTCCAGACATTGACGGCGGGGCATATCGAGTGGGATATGCGGCCCCTGTTTGCCGACCGCCGCGACGAGAAGATCGACTGTTGCACACGGGCGATCACGATGCTCGGCGAGGAGATGGAGCGGCACCCGTTTTGCGATCGTCTCGGGGATTATCATCAGGAGCTTTCGGGGCCAGGCCACAAGGCGGCGCTGGGGTCGTTTTACACGCCCGAGTCGCTCTGCAAGATGTGCGCGGGGATCACTATCGACGTGGACGAGGCCAAAGCGAAGGCCGTGCGGGGAGAGACGGTCACGATCTGCGATCCTGCCTGCGGTTCCGGCCGACTACCGCTGGCTGTAGCGGAGATGCTGGCAGACGTCCGGCACGATCTGCGCATTACCTGCACGGATATTGAGCTTCTGGCATGCAAGATGGCCTATATCAATCTGGCGATGTGGGACGTGCCCGCAACGATTATTCACGGGGATTCCTTGCAGAATAAAGAATGGGGGGTATGGAAGACTCCGACCCTGATCCGCATCGAGCTTGCGGAGGACGGGATCGAGAAGTGGCGAAGCCTCATGCGGCTATTCGGCCAGCACGGCGCGAACGAGTGCCCCGAGGTTGAAACGATGCCGGAGGTGTCCTCTCCGAGCGTGCAACTGGAACTTAATTTTTAA
- a CDS encoding type II toxin-antitoxin system HicB family antitoxin, with protein MYNYAITLKWSDQDHAWVALVPELPGCMADGETPEEAVSEVRKSIQDWIEEAQRVQYPVPVPLPSIDNIIKAGELLNKSELARLLGIGTRTLSARIARRTPLSEDESRRIQKVLSERGVCLI; from the coding sequence ATGTATAATTACGCAATCACTCTCAAATGGTCAGACCAAGATCACGCCTGGGTTGCTCTGGTTCCAGAGTTACCCGGTTGCATGGCAGACGGTGAAACTCCGGAGGAAGCTGTTTCCGAAGTCAGGAAGTCTATTCAAGACTGGATTGAGGAAGCCCAGCGGGTTCAATATCCCGTGCCGGTTCCTCTGCCGTCTATCGACAATATTATCAAGGCCGGGGAATTGCTCAATAAGTCGGAGTTGGCCCGCCTGCTCGGTATCGGTACTCGTACTCTTAGCGCACGCATTGCCCGCAGGACTCCTTTGTCGGAAGATGAAAGCCGCCGCATTCAAAAGGTTCTTTCCGAGCGCGGTGTCTGTCTTATTTAA
- a CDS encoding transposase, producing the protein MKGIGSRIAIALIIDYPELGTLGRKEAAGIAGLAPREWESGCMRGRCAIQGGRPLLRKHVYMAALVASRYNEVLRPIYQELLQKGKKKKVALIAIARRLICYANALIAGRFAGTQQPS; encoded by the coding sequence ATAAAAGGTATTGGTTCTCGTATAGCGATAGCTTTAATTATCGATTATCCGGAATTGGGTACATTAGGACGCAAGGAAGCTGCTGGCATTGCTGGCTTGGCTCCACGGGAATGGGAAAGCGGATGTATGCGCGGAAGATGTGCCATTCAAGGTGGACGACCATTATTGAGAAAACATGTCTATATGGCGGCACTTGTTGCTTCTCGTTATAATGAAGTTCTCAGACCCATTTATCAGGAGTTGCTACAAAAAGGCAAAAAGAAGAAAGTCGCTCTCATTGCGATAGCACGACGGTTGATATGTTATGCCAATGCCCTGATTGCTGGACGGTTTGCAGGTACGCAACAACCTTCATGA
- a CDS encoding ParB N-terminal domain-containing protein has product MQVEFIERYPIADLRPADYNPRKLDEDKFVMLQESIRRYGVIKPVIVNGDNGILTAGHQRTRAMKALGMTHCPAVRIGGITQVDEIRFNLFHNSIETGKSKAWVTGGLEPGRYHVVAPGRLGYEKNDNATVVFEMARLMMKYGEWGSIVCNERGEVLLNSDYAVAAKQLRREVICYCIHNEDEAGMMELLNIEYGQYHYDALGVKSYNQLLCQMHRLTPGGKRDLASTTYERYVFPMLQKGMRIVDFGAGRCAYARMLEGKGYHILPYEPHFQREEKLCVREVVRQIMRLERDIARDGLYDLVVLDSVLNSVVNSTFEHYVLTACNALMNCDGALVLGTRNKEFLDKALNYKKLNAAGRHIEFLDKENFGATFRAGVWTMQHFHTFSSLKKLLLGYFEDVEVMGVRSASQIYAIARKPLPLDRGKVLDALNVEFDMEYPGGYRHHQHHGLVDAIIKRLDERER; this is encoded by the coding sequence ATGCAGGTTGAGTTCATCGAGCGTTACCCGATTGCGGATTTGAGGCCAGCGGATTACAACCCGCGCAAGCTGGACGAAGACAAGTTCGTGATGCTTCAGGAGAGCATCAGGCGGTACGGGGTCATCAAGCCCGTGATTGTCAACGGGGACAACGGTATTCTGACAGCGGGGCACCAGCGGACACGGGCGATGAAGGCATTGGGGATGACGCATTGCCCGGCTGTACGCATCGGGGGGATTACGCAGGTGGATGAAATCCGGTTCAATCTCTTTCACAACTCGATTGAGACGGGGAAGAGCAAGGCATGGGTGACGGGCGGGCTTGAGCCGGGCCGGTATCATGTTGTTGCACCCGGGCGGCTGGGCTATGAGAAGAATGACAATGCGACTGTGGTTTTCGAGATGGCCCGTTTGATGATGAAGTATGGCGAGTGGGGGTCGATTGTGTGCAATGAGCGGGGGGAGGTGTTGCTGAACAGCGACTATGCGGTCGCGGCGAAACAGTTACGGCGCGAGGTGATTTGCTATTGCATTCATAATGAGGATGAGGCGGGCATGATGGAGTTGCTCAATATTGAGTACGGGCAGTACCATTATGATGCGCTGGGGGTGAAGTCATACAATCAGTTGCTGTGCCAAATGCACCGGCTGACGCCGGGTGGGAAGCGCGATTTGGCGTCCACGACGTATGAACGGTATGTGTTCCCGATGTTGCAGAAGGGGATGCGGATTGTGGATTTCGGGGCGGGGCGGTGCGCCTATGCCCGGATGCTGGAAGGGAAGGGGTATCACATTTTGCCGTATGAGCCGCATTTCCAGCGGGAGGAGAAGTTGTGCGTGCGTGAGGTGGTGAGGCAGATTATGAGGCTGGAACGGGATATTGCCCGTGACGGGTTGTATGATCTGGTGGTGCTGGACAGTGTGTTGAACTCGGTGGTGAATTCGACGTTCGAGCATTATGTGCTGACGGCGTGCAATGCGCTGATGAATTGTGACGGCGCGCTTGTGCTGGGGACGAGGAACAAGGAGTTTCTGGACAAGGCTCTGAACTACAAAAAGCTGAATGCGGCAGGGCGGCATATTGAGTTTTTGGACAAGGAGAATTTCGGGGCGACGTTCCGGGCGGGGGTGTGGACGATGCAACATTTCCATACGTTCTCGTCATTGAAAAAGCTTTTGCTGGGGTATTTCGAGGATGTCGAGGTGATGGGGGTGAGGTCTGCATCACAGATATACGCGATTGCCCGGAAGCCGTTGCCGCTTGATCGGGGGAAGGTGCTGGACGCCTTGAATGTCGAATTCGATATGGAGTACCCTGGGGGCTACAGGCATCATCAGCATCATGGCCTCGTGGATGCGATTATCAAACGTCTTGACGAACGGGAACGATGA
- a CDS encoding DUF4190 domain-containing protein, producing MTSSRTKKWSLVSSLDDEEQLWRFQNAGTTVPLSIDHEKGTGLFEGSEGERYEVSLTRCQCRDQVRRRKPCKHMYRLALELGILRPDAWKEVAGNENGKRTEAIVDAGNRDEVPHEGKARLSKLCVWSLICGVFSIPFSPFMIFQVLSVWFGIKGIMGCRREGKRGKWLGVAGIAVSCLSCVIFFVWLLSPDKKKDVPVDSAVSVSEAPVPARTAQPGLAPSPVEEDIWQVDETNTMTEDEKEKLLIEAGIKEDKKANAERKKKLQEEEDRKKKEREEELSVLSPHDRALFVFDECQHACKFFLKKAIKEGMHDPDSFEFVSLSREAIKVGDNQYDVQAEYKYRGKNVLGAKVLNSMKFKFSTEKENMYDIEEPTLVH from the coding sequence ATGACCAGTTCCCGTACTAAAAAATGGAGTCTTGTTTCCTCTTTGGATGATGAAGAGCAGTTGTGGAGGTTTCAGAATGCCGGTACGACGGTTCCCCTGTCTATCGATCATGAAAAAGGGACCGGCCTTTTTGAAGGCAGTGAAGGGGAACGCTATGAGGTGTCTCTGACCCGGTGCCAATGCCGGGATCAGGTCAGAAGGAGGAAGCCTTGCAAACACATGTACCGTCTTGCTCTTGAGCTTGGCATTCTGAGACCTGACGCATGGAAGGAGGTTGCAGGCAATGAAAATGGGAAGAGAACGGAGGCTATTGTTGATGCCGGGAACCGTGACGAGGTTCCTCATGAGGGTAAGGCCAGATTGAGCAAGCTGTGTGTGTGGTCGCTCATTTGCGGTGTTTTTTCAATTCCATTTTCTCCGTTCATGATTTTTCAGGTGTTGAGTGTATGGTTTGGGATAAAAGGCATCATGGGGTGCAGGAGAGAAGGGAAAAGGGGGAAATGGTTGGGGGTTGCCGGTATTGCGGTGTCCTGTCTCTCGTGCGTGATATTTTTTGTCTGGCTTTTGTCGCCTGACAAGAAGAAGGATGTTCCCGTGGATTCCGCTGTCTCCGTTTCGGAAGCTCCTGTTCCGGCCCGGACGGCCCAGCCCGGCCTTGCTCCATCCCCCGTGGAGGAGGATATTTGGCAGGTGGATGAAACAAACACGATGACGGAGGATGAAAAGGAGAAGCTTTTGATTGAAGCGGGAATCAAGGAGGACAAGAAGGCCAATGCGGAAAGGAAAAAGAAGTTGCAGGAGGAAGAGGATCGGAAGAAGAAGGAACGTGAGGAGGAGCTTTCCGTACTGTCTCCGCATGACAGGGCTTTATTTGTTTTCGACGAGTGCCAGCATGCCTGCAAGTTTTTCCTGAAGAAGGCGATCAAGGAAGGGATGCATGATCCGGATTCATTTGAATTCGTTTCCCTCAGCAGGGAGGCGATCAAGGTCGGTGATAATCAGTACGATGTTCAGGCAGAGTACAAGTATCGGGGGAAGAATGTACTTGGAGCCAAGGTTCTCAATTCGATGAAATTCAAGTTCAGTACAGAAAAAGAGAATATGTACGATATTGAGGAACCCACGCTCGTCCATTAG
- a CDS encoding DnaB-like helicase C-terminal domain-containing protein yields MTTVYTQTQVEAEKSVLGVCIANPAKVGALAGKGVTRAFFYVPAHQMIWDVLVELSESKAQFNLVDVMHRMERAGTLDGVGGHAGLTEIATGYSYLFSFDSSVELLVEGKRKRDILDGVRNLNEMAMDATVSSEALLAATETMLTGIRKACGNAEIKRLGAASEKVVDDLEFRMQHPGAVRGLTTGMPSLDCVLDGLQPGAMVVIGARPGVGKTSILVNMLEHLATSDPAVPVGMISLEMPNAQLLERVLFSRAHINAAALRKGAKLTQRQGQEFTRGLKVMRDAPFYIADKSAMTISEIQAIARQMVNEYGIRCLGVDYLQLARGTSRQGVNSREREVSEVSAGLKAIAKDLGIPVIVLAQLNRDVTKRGGAGVAAVPKVSDLRDSGSIEQDADQVLLLHRPSPEDVDADQTEAVLIVGKNRFGIVCNITLKWDAAFTRYREV; encoded by the coding sequence ATGACGACGGTGTATACGCAGACTCAGGTTGAGGCCGAGAAGTCGGTGCTGGGGGTGTGCATCGCCAATCCCGCGAAGGTCGGGGCGTTGGCAGGCAAGGGGGTGACACGGGCGTTTTTTTACGTTCCGGCGCATCAGATGATTTGGGATGTTCTCGTCGAGCTTTCGGAGAGCAAGGCGCAGTTCAATCTCGTGGATGTGATGCACCGGATGGAGCGAGCCGGGACGCTGGACGGGGTTGGCGGGCATGCCGGGCTGACGGAGATCGCGACGGGGTATTCGTATTTGTTTTCTTTCGATTCGTCGGTCGAGTTGCTGGTTGAAGGGAAGAGGAAGAGGGATATTCTGGACGGGGTGCGGAATCTGAATGAGATGGCGATGGATGCTACAGTGAGTTCGGAGGCGTTGCTGGCGGCGACAGAGACGATGCTGACGGGCATCCGCAAGGCATGCGGGAATGCGGAGATCAAGAGGCTGGGCGCCGCCTCGGAGAAGGTTGTGGATGATTTGGAGTTCCGGATGCAACATCCGGGGGCGGTGCGCGGGCTGACGACGGGGATGCCGAGTCTTGATTGCGTGCTGGACGGGCTTCAACCGGGGGCGATGGTTGTCATCGGGGCGAGGCCGGGGGTCGGCAAGACGTCGATTCTGGTCAACATGCTTGAGCATCTGGCGACGAGCGATCCTGCCGTGCCGGTAGGGATGATTTCCCTTGAGATGCCTAATGCCCAGCTTTTGGAGAGGGTGTTGTTTTCCCGCGCGCACATTAATGCGGCGGCGTTGCGCAAGGGGGCCAAGCTGACGCAACGGCAGGGGCAGGAGTTTACACGAGGGCTTAAGGTGATGAGGGATGCGCCGTTTTACATTGCCGACAAGTCTGCGATGACGATTTCCGAGATTCAGGCGATCGCCCGGCAGATGGTTAATGAGTACGGCATCCGGTGCCTGGGGGTGGACTATCTGCAGCTTGCCCGGGGGACGAGCAGGCAGGGGGTGAATTCGAGGGAGCGCGAGGTGTCGGAAGTCTCGGCCGGGTTGAAGGCGATTGCAAAGGATTTGGGTATTCCGGTGATTGTGCTGGCGCAGTTGAACCGGGATGTGACGAAGCGCGGCGGTGCCGGCGTGGCGGCGGTGCCTAAGGTTTCCGACCTCCGGGATTCGGGTTCTATCGAGCAGGATGCCGACCAGGTGCTTTTGCTTCACAGGCCGTCGCCGGAGGATGTTGATGCCGATCAGACGGAGGCTGTTCTCATTGTCGGCAAAAACAGGTTCGGGATTGTGTGCAATATCACGCTCAAATGGGATGCGGCGTTCACAAGGTACAGGGAGGTATGA